Proteins encoded by one window of Pseudorca crassidens isolate mPseCra1 chromosome 3, mPseCra1.hap1, whole genome shotgun sequence:
- the TNFAIP8 gene encoding tumor necrosis factor alpha-induced protein 8 isoform X4, producing the protein MLKLLATDVFNSKNLAVQAQKKILGKMASKSVATTLIDDTSSEVLDELYRVTKEYTQNKKEAEKIIKNLIKTVIKLAILYRNNQFNQDELALMEKFKKKVHQLAMTVVSFHQVDFTFDRNVLSRLLNECREMLHQVIQRHLTAKSHGRVNNVFDHFSDCDFLAALYNPFGSFKPHLQKLCDGINKMLDEENI; encoded by the coding sequence TGGCCACAGATGTCTTTAATTCCAAAAACCTGGCCGTTCAGGCACAAAAGAAGATCTTGGGTAAAATGGCATCCAAATCCGTCGCTACCACCTTAATCGATGACACGAGCAGCGAGGTGCTGGATGAGCTCTACAGGGTGACCAAGGAGTACACCCAGAAcaagaaggaggcagagaagatCATCAAAAACCTCATCAAAACAGTCATCAAGCTGGCCATTCTTTACAGGAATAATCAGTTTAACCAAGATGAGCTAGCACTGATGGAGAAATTCAAGAAGAAAGTTCATCAACTTGCTATGACCGTGGTCAGTTTCCATCAGGTGGATTTCACCTTTGACCGGAATGTGTTATCCAGGCTGTTAAATGAGTGTAGAGAGATGCTCCACCAGGTCATCCAGCGTCACCTCACCGCCAAGTCACATGGACGGGTTAATAATGTCTTTGATCATTTTTCAGATTGTGATTTCTTGGCTGCCTTGTATAATCCCTTCGGAAGTTTTAAACCCCACTTACAAAAACTGTGTGATGGCATCAACAAAATGTTAGATGAAGAGAACATATGA
- the TNFAIP8 gene encoding tumor necrosis factor alpha-induced protein 8 isoform X5, whose protein sequence is MATDVFNSKNLAVQAQKKILGKMASKSVATTLIDDTSSEVLDELYRVTKEYTQNKKEAEKIIKNLIKTVIKLAILYRNNQFNQDELALMEKFKKKVHQLAMTVVSFHQVDFTFDRNVLSRLLNECREMLHQVIQRHLTAKSHGRVNNVFDHFSDCDFLAALYNPFGSFKPHLQKLCDGINKMLDEENI, encoded by the coding sequence TGGCCACAGATGTCTTTAATTCCAAAAACCTGGCCGTTCAGGCACAAAAGAAGATCTTGGGTAAAATGGCATCCAAATCCGTCGCTACCACCTTAATCGATGACACGAGCAGCGAGGTGCTGGATGAGCTCTACAGGGTGACCAAGGAGTACACCCAGAAcaagaaggaggcagagaagatCATCAAAAACCTCATCAAAACAGTCATCAAGCTGGCCATTCTTTACAGGAATAATCAGTTTAACCAAGATGAGCTAGCACTGATGGAGAAATTCAAGAAGAAAGTTCATCAACTTGCTATGACCGTGGTCAGTTTCCATCAGGTGGATTTCACCTTTGACCGGAATGTGTTATCCAGGCTGTTAAATGAGTGTAGAGAGATGCTCCACCAGGTCATCCAGCGTCACCTCACCGCCAAGTCACATGGACGGGTTAATAATGTCTTTGATCATTTTTCAGATTGTGATTTCTTGGCTGCCTTGTATAATCCCTTCGGAAGTTTTAAACCCCACTTACAAAAACTGTGTGATGGCATCAACAAAATGTTAGATGAAGAGAACATATGA
- the TNFAIP8 gene encoding tumor necrosis factor alpha-induced protein 8 isoform X2, producing the protein MLLLFQRLNRAGLKQVATDVFNSKNLAVQAQKKILGKMASKSVATTLIDDTSSEVLDELYRVTKEYTQNKKEAEKIIKNLIKTVIKLAILYRNNQFNQDELALMEKFKKKVHQLAMTVVSFHQVDFTFDRNVLSRLLNECREMLHQVIQRHLTAKSHGRVNNVFDHFSDCDFLAALYNPFGSFKPHLQKLCDGINKMLDEENI; encoded by the coding sequence TGGCCACAGATGTCTTTAATTCCAAAAACCTGGCCGTTCAGGCACAAAAGAAGATCTTGGGTAAAATGGCATCCAAATCCGTCGCTACCACCTTAATCGATGACACGAGCAGCGAGGTGCTGGATGAGCTCTACAGGGTGACCAAGGAGTACACCCAGAAcaagaaggaggcagagaagatCATCAAAAACCTCATCAAAACAGTCATCAAGCTGGCCATTCTTTACAGGAATAATCAGTTTAACCAAGATGAGCTAGCACTGATGGAGAAATTCAAGAAGAAAGTTCATCAACTTGCTATGACCGTGGTCAGTTTCCATCAGGTGGATTTCACCTTTGACCGGAATGTGTTATCCAGGCTGTTAAATGAGTGTAGAGAGATGCTCCACCAGGTCATCCAGCGTCACCTCACCGCCAAGTCACATGGACGGGTTAATAATGTCTTTGATCATTTTTCAGATTGTGATTTCTTGGCTGCCTTGTATAATCCCTTCGGAAGTTTTAAACCCCACTTACAAAAACTGTGTGATGGCATCAACAAAATGTTAGATGAAGAGAACATATGA
- the TNFAIP8 gene encoding tumor necrosis factor alpha-induced protein 8 isoform X3 yields the protein MRKPPCLLFLRKVATDVFNSKNLAVQAQKKILGKMASKSVATTLIDDTSSEVLDELYRVTKEYTQNKKEAEKIIKNLIKTVIKLAILYRNNQFNQDELALMEKFKKKVHQLAMTVVSFHQVDFTFDRNVLSRLLNECREMLHQVIQRHLTAKSHGRVNNVFDHFSDCDFLAALYNPFGSFKPHLQKLCDGINKMLDEENI from the coding sequence TGGCCACAGATGTCTTTAATTCCAAAAACCTGGCCGTTCAGGCACAAAAGAAGATCTTGGGTAAAATGGCATCCAAATCCGTCGCTACCACCTTAATCGATGACACGAGCAGCGAGGTGCTGGATGAGCTCTACAGGGTGACCAAGGAGTACACCCAGAAcaagaaggaggcagagaagatCATCAAAAACCTCATCAAAACAGTCATCAAGCTGGCCATTCTTTACAGGAATAATCAGTTTAACCAAGATGAGCTAGCACTGATGGAGAAATTCAAGAAGAAAGTTCATCAACTTGCTATGACCGTGGTCAGTTTCCATCAGGTGGATTTCACCTTTGACCGGAATGTGTTATCCAGGCTGTTAAATGAGTGTAGAGAGATGCTCCACCAGGTCATCCAGCGTCACCTCACCGCCAAGTCACATGGACGGGTTAATAATGTCTTTGATCATTTTTCAGATTGTGATTTCTTGGCTGCCTTGTATAATCCCTTCGGAAGTTTTAAACCCCACTTACAAAAACTGTGTGATGGCATCAACAAAATGTTAGATGAAGAGAACATATGA